The DNA region aaaatcgtagcatgtaatccaatggcggtattaaaatggcatttcgatccccttcgagttgtgccacgagctccatatatgttgtttctgatatttttgcttattttttcgtacgaacccccaaattttttagaaagctgtgtttcttcacatttttcatgccgacggtctcggaacaaaacattgatacttctgcatgaataatctttatctatcatcttaaacagcatatttgtagcccagcgcatatcatgactgagatcagaagatatttactcgctaccacgttgttagatggtcagcttaggtcccgtgaaacgcggaactaaggggcgggactttcgagctctattcatGTCTGTGGTCCTGTTTGAGTGGGGCCTTATGACGCTCATGATGTGTGCACTCTATTGTGTCTTTAGACCCTGtaacccacatcacacacacacacacgcactcccctccctctctcccgccccTCTCACCcgattcacctcctcctcctcctcctcctcctctcccactgcctctcctcctcctcctcctcctcctcctcctctcccactgcctctcctcctcctcctcctcctcctcctcctcctctcccctcttgctCTGTTCCACTTTACAACCCCTTTCCTTTTCACTTttttctcctccccatctccccacccCTATCACCtcgtcccttcctctcctcccttcccttccttccttccttccttccttccttccttccttccttccttccttccttccttcctattATTTCACCCCCGCTCGCCTCACCTCTcttcaccccaccaccaccaccatcatcattatcaccatcatcaccatcatgaccATCGCCACCATCGCAACAACCATcatcttctcccctttcctctcctctgtccccacaCCCCCTCCGCCCCCAacaccactatcaccatcaccatcatcaccatcgccacaaccacatcaccccaccaccaccaccatcatcattatcaccatcatcaccatcatgaccATCGCCACCATCGCAACAACCATcatcttctcccctttcctctcccctcccctctatccccacaccccctccgcccccaccaccactatcaccaccaccaccatcatcatcacccccttcctcttcctctcccctcccctctgcagaACCTGAACCAGAACAAGCGGACGCTGCTTCCCAAGTTCTACGGGCTGTACTGCGTGCAGGCGGGCGGCAAGAACATCCGCATCTGTGTGATGAACAACCTACTGCCCAGGGCCATCCCCATGCACCTCAAGTTCGACCTCAAGGGCTCCACCTACAAGAGGCGCGCCTCCGCTAAGGAGCGAGACAAGAAGGTActgcgcgcacacgcatacgcgcacacgcagtcgcacagacacagacacacacacacacacacacacacacacacgcggctacAAAATACACGCCACCTCCAAGGAGCGAGACAAGAAGGTACACACTGATGtgcgaacgaacacacacacacacacaaaagggctcCACCTACAAGAGACGCGCCTCCACCAAGGAGCGAGACAAGAAGGTACGCACTGacaccacgcacacatgcatgcacgcacacacacacctacaagagACACGCCTCCGCCAAGGAGCGAGACAAGaaggtgcacacacgcatgcgcgcacacacacacacacacacacacacacacacacacacacacacacacacacacacacacacctacaagagacgtgcctccgccaaggagcgagacaagaaggtacacacacacacacacacacacacacacacacacacacacacacacacacacacacacacacacacacacacacacacacacacaaacacaaacacacagtttagtacttttaatTGGATCGTCACACaaggaaggattacagatcctaacatttttggaaatattcttCAGATTGGCAAGTGCCATGATATACAATAAAAAGTCCGGTAATccctatggatagatgtgacaacTCTGTCTTCAAATGGACAAGCTCCCTATTATCGCAgaaatgcgcacgcgcacacacacacacacacacacacacacacacacacacacacacacacacacacacacacacacacacacacacacacacacacacatgaagtatTGGGGTGGGCAGTGTGTTTCCAATCAGCAGTAATGTTGCGTTCAGGTGCCCACCTGGATTTCATGCAAGATTCACACTtgtgtgagcgcgcacacacacacacacacacacacacacacacacacacacacacacacacacacacacacagaggatataTGAGGATGGCCACTATGTTTCTAATGGCTAGTAATGTGGCGTTTCCTAGGTGCCAACCTACAAAGACCTGGACTTTATGCAAGACCTCCCTGATGGCCTTCAGATGGAAACGGACAACTACAACGCACTCAGCAAGACCATCCAGAGAGACTGCCTGGtgagttactgtgtgtgtctgtgcgtgcgtgcgtgcgcgcagccTTCTgagtttgtctttttgttttgtttttgttttttcagtgCTGTAGTTGCTGCAGAGTTGTAATACTACAgcttttgtcttgttttgttttgttttgtttttttctctgctccAGTTGCTTCAGAGCTTCAAGATCATGGACTACAGCCTGCTGGTGGGCATCCACAACGTGGAGCAGGCACTACGCGAGCGGCTGGGGGCCATGGAGCAGAgcgcgggaggaggaggaggaggggcaggcgGCGAGGGCCCCATCACGCCCGACCAGAAGAGGCCCCAGGGCCAGAAGTCCCTCTACTGCACCGCCATGGAGTCCATCCAGGGGGAGGCGCGGGGCAAGGGCGCCATGGACAGCGAGGACCAGTACGGAACgcacttcttcttctttgtctctgtctgtctgtctgtctgtctgtctgaggtgaTATGTAGTGCCCCCAGTTCAGGGGTTGGCACGGGGCAAAGACGCTATGGacatggtgtgtttgtttgtgtgtgtgtgtgtgggggggggggcgttgcttgtctgtcgtgtgcgtgtgccccTCACTTGGGTTCACTTCTGTCGACATTTATTTTCCTTCAGCATGTcacctgttttctctctctctctctctctctctctctctctctctctctctctctctctctctgatcacctCTGTCTAAAGTTGCTCTGTCCCCTCTGACAATGTGAGACAGCAGGCTGTGTGCTGGGTGTGACCTATGTttagaaacgtgtgtgtgtgtttagaatctAATTTGTTCTGGGCTGGGTGGTACCTATatttaggaatgtgtgtgtgcgtgtgcatgtgcgtgcgtgcgtgttgtgtgacGTATTAAGTCTGTGTTTCCCTTTGCAGCATGGGAGGCATTCCAGCACGCAACTCCAAAGGAGAGAGACTGCTAATCTACATGGGCATCATAGACATTCTTCAGTCCTacaggtgggcgtgtgtgtgtatttgggagagagagagaataaattattagcacttctgtttgtgtgtgtgtgagagagagggtctttctcaaaacctaggccagtgtccttccgaatgtatcagcctaattagtcacgcccagtgattggatattctggagagttcaccaaaaagtatccaatcactgggtgtgactaataaagggtatccaaccactgggcgtgactaattaggctgatacacttggaaggacactggcctaggctttgagaaagacccagagacTTTATTTATCCACAAGCGAAAATTGAACGCCACTTGGCTATCCATGTGCATACGTGTGAGAGAATGTATAATTACAATCTCTGTATGTGTAAGATCTCTTGCCTATTTTGTGTCTTTgatcttttgagtgtgtgtgtgtgtgtgtgtgtgtgtgtgtgtgtgtgtgtgtgtgtgtgtgtgtgtgtgtgtgtgtgtgtgtgtgtgtgtgtgtgtgtgtgtgtgtgtgtgtgtgtgtgtgtgtgtgtgtgtgtccacgtgtttGCACATACATCATTTTCCTTTGGTGAATGCACAGGCCACTCGTATGTGTGCTGATTCCAGCTCGACTTGATTTTCCAGTTTGTCAGGCTTTTATTTAAATGAAATGAAGCAAAGATGCTATTGTCTAATAAGTAATAAGCCATGTTTCCGTACGGCTCGAACTTGAAGACacactgggcgaaacgcgttgtttgtTCCAAAAAATTAAGAGAGACAAGAACGGTATCCAGTGTGCGGTGAACTTTCCATATTAATGAAATTTccctgcacctggacaactgaagaGTTGTGCACAAGTTCCTCCATGTACTAACGAGCCATGTTTCTGCTTCATCCTCCAAAGGTTCGTCAAGAAGATAGAGCATTCCTGGAAAGCCCTGGTGCATGATGGGGTATGTAGTTCACTTCCTGTCCGACATCATTatttcatcacattacattatctGTTTATACAGTTTagatacagagtattggttacagtccctgaagaaaTGCGGCAAAGTTTTTCCACTATGGTGAACCAAGATAAAGCGTAGCATGCATCACCAATGCAAAGAAGTGGGATCACCTCTGGCCTCCTAAGTGGGTGTGACTTGAAGCTCTTTTGAACTTGAACTGTGTTCATTCTCCTAGTCTCCATAGGATGACAACTTAGAACCTTCGTCTTATTTATCCCGAAAAAGAACTCTCTGCGaacgctctcctcttcctccaattGTCTCTgatatggggttaggtgcattgTTCAAGATCACGTCAGCCATCGATGAGTCTCTCATGattgtgtctctcctctcctctcctcccctcctctctcctctcctctctactcctctcctcttctctgcaggACACGGTGTCCGTGCACAGGCCTGGCTTCTACGCTGAGCGCTTTCAGAGGTTCATGTGTAACACGGTCTTCAGGAAGATCCCACGTAAGTGGTGGCAATACTTAAGGCAGCACTCCTTCACACCTGTGCCAGTGTTTTCCATACCATTCTATGGCACAGCTCCACTTAATATAAACCAAGCACCGCAAATCAACAGCGGTGTCCATCAACAATACATGGTTTGCACTATTGTGCATGTGGACATGGGGTGTtgtcttaaggaagaaaaatccgcactcacaaactgcgtctcattatttatttatattaccaccatgtccaaaaagcaaacgcgtttcggctaacaagccttcatcagtgcgtcgtgaaggcttgttagccgaaacgcgtttgctttttggacatggtggtaatataaataaataacgagacgcagtttgtgagtgcggatttttcttccttaagttgacgctttttatctcgcacccaaagactttcgtttttccaagaagttgagcgcgtcctctgccaagaCATGGGGTGTTGTGCCATTGTGTATATAGATTTGTTAGACTAAATGTACTGTAAAAGCATATGAACTGTAAAATCATTGTTGTATAAAGGAGCACAAATTAGAATCAATTGATGGTCTTTGTATAGCACCACAgagctagcctggttctcactgacagtgcgtgtgtgtagctctggagccccctggtggagcggagctacacacactaccgtctggtagcactgccattaacatgctcttctcgagtagaaaataaacggagcatttattgcttaaatatgaaCGGCAGcccgcattgatgagtcacaggacagattatagactatattgactctttagagatgaacagaaaacgtttttggagaaATTTgtttggtggtgagttgcaataaatgcaccatttattttctgactccagaagagcatgttaacggcagtgctaccagacggtagtttgtgtacacacatgcacggtcggtgagaaccaggccacTACAGAGCTAGTTCATTGATCAAACTGTTTTTCTTCTAATTGAAGACACTCCTTATAGATCTGTGAGCCACAGTATCGTGCATCATCACATTTCCTgttctgtgtgcgcgcgtgcgtgtgtgtgtgcgcgcgtgtgtgtgtgtgcgtgtgtgtgcttgcgtgcatgtgtgtgtgcgtgtctgtgtgcgcgtgcgtgcatgtgtgtgtgtgcgtgcctgtgtgtttttccTCCCCTCTGCAGTGAAGCCGTCGCCCTCTAAGAAGAGTCGTGGCGGATGTCCTAGCGTGGTGCGTCGGTTGCCCATGCCAACAGGTGCGCCTGTGGGCAGTGGGGCGGGAGGGCATTCCGTAGTGGACGCGCGGCTAGTGTACCGGCCACACTTCGGCCAGTCGGATGCAGACGACGCAGGTGACTCGTAGTGGACATTAGACTCAAACGAACTAAAGCAGGGTGATGTCTTTTGACTCAGAAGAAGACGCATGCCGTCGAAACGTTggtcatgcttgcaccacaattaAATTACTGAagaacgtatcctgtgtgctccagtctctctgaagtggaccaACTTGTTTTCTACT from Engraulis encrasicolus isolate BLACKSEA-1 chromosome 5, IST_EnEncr_1.0, whole genome shotgun sequence includes:
- the pip5k1ab gene encoding phosphatidylinositol 4-phosphate 5-kinase type-1 alpha isoform X2; translated protein: MCALMASQRGVSSASRKLASPEAAGSSGSSQTMKKTIGHRGVDVTGETTYKKTTSSALKGAIQLGITYTVGSLSQKAERDVLMQDFVVVESIFFPREGSNLTPAHHYTDFRFKTYAPIAFRYFRELFGIRPDDYLYALCSEPLIELSNPGASGSVFYVSSDDEFIIKTVQHKEAEFLQKLLPGYFMNLNQNKRTLLPKFYGLYCVQAGGKNIRICVMNNLLPRAIPMHLKFDLKGSTYKRRASAKERDKKVPTYKDLDFMQDLPDGLQMETDNYNALSKTIQRDCLLLQSFKIMDYSLLVGIHNVEQALRERLGAMEQSAGGGGGGAGGEGPITPDQKRPQGQKSLYCTAMESIQGEARGKGAMDSEDHMGGIPARNSKGERLLIYMGIIDILQSYRFVKKIEHSWKALVHDGDTVSVHRPGFYAERFQRFMCNTVFRKIPLKPSPSKKSRGGCPSVVRRLPMPTGAPVGSGAGGHSVVDARLVYRPHFGQSDADDAGMQSGRPDILPRTAPEAGDSGDYGDAVETNLSNSSLGSTGLGSASPPLRSVGVEVHKSASIEQEHNMSHNAEDEGLGEHAGNEDAISLNDIIPETNICF
- the pip5k1ab gene encoding phosphatidylinositol 4-phosphate 5-kinase type-1 alpha isoform X1, which produces MATAGAADSGLTAPTGVSSASRKLASPEAAGSSGSSQTMKKTIGHRGVDVTGETTYKKTTSSALKGAIQLGITYTVGSLSQKAERDVLMQDFVVVESIFFPREGSNLTPAHHYTDFRFKTYAPIAFRYFRELFGIRPDDYLYALCSEPLIELSNPGASGSVFYVSSDDEFIIKTVQHKEAEFLQKLLPGYFMNLNQNKRTLLPKFYGLYCVQAGGKNIRICVMNNLLPRAIPMHLKFDLKGSTYKRRASAKERDKKVPTYKDLDFMQDLPDGLQMETDNYNALSKTIQRDCLLLQSFKIMDYSLLVGIHNVEQALRERLGAMEQSAGGGGGGAGGEGPITPDQKRPQGQKSLYCTAMESIQGEARGKGAMDSEDHMGGIPARNSKGERLLIYMGIIDILQSYRFVKKIEHSWKALVHDGDTVSVHRPGFYAERFQRFMCNTVFRKIPLKPSPSKKSRGGCPSVVRRLPMPTGAPVGSGAGGHSVVDARLVYRPHFGQSDADDAGMQSGRPDILPRTAPEAGDSGDYGDAVETNLSNSSLGSTGLGSASPPLRSVGVEVHKSASIEQEHNMSHNAEDEGLGEHAGNEDAISLNDIIPETNICF